One Romboutsia sp. 13368 genomic window carries:
- a CDS encoding SH3 domain-containing protein: protein MGINKNYVVAGVLATAFITPLSNITESYASEIRVTTTRVNFRTGAGTNYKSMGVLEKGTKVNYIGTSGNWTKVQYNSKTGYICSDYLVKEESSSITTMYTTADSGLNVRKGPSTSYSKVGTLSKGTAVTVYSTSNGWSKITANGIEGYVSSAYLSSTKPSTSNGSSSSSTKTMYATADSGLNVRKGPSTTTYLKMIFYHQNIYLNELISDSNFESFVSIYQIYP, encoded by the coding sequence ATGGGTATAAATAAAAATTATGTAGTGGCAGGAGTGTTAGCAACAGCTTTCATTACACCATTATCAAATATAACAGAATCTTATGCATCTGAAATAAGAGTAACTACTACTAGAGTTAACTTTAGAACAGGAGCAGGGACAAACTATAAATCTATGGGAGTACTAGAAAAGGGAACAAAAGTTAATTACATAGGAACATCTGGAAATTGGACAAAAGTACAATATAATTCTAAAACAGGTTATATATGTAGTGATTATTTAGTAAAAGAAGAATCAAGTTCAATAACTACTATGTATACAACAGCAGATAGTGGATTAAATGTAAGAAAAGGTCCATCAACAAGTTACTCAAAGGTAGGAACATTATCAAAAGGAACAGCAGTTACAGTATATTCAACAAGTAATGGATGGAGTAAAATAACAGCAAATGGAATAGAAGGATATGTATCAAGTGCATACTTAAGTTCTACAAAACCATCTACATCAAATGGAAGTAGTTCATCTTCAACAAAAACTATGTATGCAACAGCAGATAGTGGATTAAATGTAAGAAAAGGTCCATCGACAACTACATATTTAAAGATGATATTCTATCATCAAAATATATACTTAAATGAGCTAATATCTGATTCCAATTTCGAATCTTTTGTGTCCATTTATCAGATATATCCATAG